From the genome of Ziziphus jujuba cultivar Dongzao chromosome 6, ASM3175591v1, one region includes:
- the LOC107405843 gene encoding phospholipase A1-II 1 encodes MDSKILLGATCLLFILAGFNCDVKNYAAKADIQKVDIGSIAKRWRNLSGEYDWDGLLDPLDVDLRSYIIHYGDRIQAILDSFISDKRSRNIGLPRYIKKHFFSKVGLVNGNPYDYEVVRYLYASTLDSRSPQYPVPPENVAGYSNWVGYVAVSTDYGSVALGRRDIVIAIRGTTKDEEWYLKYLLELVPASDIFGTEYNPKLQKGRYVYYVTADPGSAFNSISFRDQVLSTVRELVDKYRDEEVSITVTGHSMGGAFVTIIASDIAYNGYNKPTNQTNIAFPVTGFAIANSPVGDEGFVKVYNTIENLHILRIANLNDSNPDFPNSTYGYYHVGTKLVIDSLQSPYLKDAINTVHQLQVYLHTIAGTQGSAGGFKLEVDRDLVLLNKALDAVKDSYNITARWWGEKNKNFVQLDNGTWVVDIDREIDEYEPLSSIVTGKMGLCSM; translated from the exons atggattcaaaaATCTTACTAGGTGCTACCTGCCTCTTGTTCATTTTAGCAGGGTTTAATTGTGATGTAAAAAACTATGCAGCAAAGGCTGATATCCAG AAGGTGGATATCGGTAGCATAGCGAAAAGATGGAGGAATCTGAGTGGTGAGTACGACTGGGATGGTCTTTTGGATCCTCTTGACGTTGATCTCCGTAGCTACATTATTCACTATGGTGATAGGATTCAAGCTATCCTCGACTCCTTCATCTCCGACAAACGCTCTAGGAACATTGGGCTCCCTCGCTACATAAAGAAACATTTTTTCAGTAAGGTGGGATTGGTGAATGGAAATCCATATGATTATGAAGTGGTAAGATATTTGTATGCTTCAACTCTCGACAGTAGATCACCTCAATACCCTGTCCCTCCTGAAAACGTGGCCGGGTACTCAAACTGGGTAGGTTACGTCGCTGTAAGCACAGATTATGGGTCAGTGGCCTTAGGGAGGAGGGATATTGTCATTGCCATTAGAGGAACAACGAAGGACGAAGAATGGTATCTCAAATACCTTCTTGAACTTGTTCCAGCTTCTGATATATTTGGAACTGAATATAATCCTAAGTTGCAAAAAGGTCGGTACGTGTACTACGTTACAGCTGATCCAGGGTCAGCCTTCAACAGTATCAGTTTCAGAGACCAG GTTTTAAGTACTGTTAGAGAGTTGGTGGACAAATACAGGGATGAGGAAGTTAGCATTACAGTGACGGGCCACAGCATGGGTGGTGCATTTGTGACTATAATCGCTTCTGATATTGCATATAATGGATACAACAAGCCTACAAACCAAACAAACATAGCTTTCCCAGTGACCGGATTTGCAATCGCCAATTCCCCTGTTGGAGATGAAGGGTTTGTCAAAGTGTACAATACCATTGAAAATCTTCACATTTTGCGAATAGCAAACTTAAACGACTCAAACCCAGATTTTCCAAACAGTACATATGGCTATTACCATGTGGGAACTAAGTTGGTCATCGATTCTTTGCAATCACCTTACTTGAAGGATGCAATCAACACTGTGCATCAGCTTCAGGTTTACTTGCATACGATAGCTGGAACACAAGGGTCAGCCGGAGGATTCAAATTGGAAGTGGATCGTGATCTTGTACTACTAAACAAAGCGTTGGATGCCGTAAAGGATTCATATAATATCACTGCTAGGTGGTGGGGTGAGAAAAACAAGAATTTTGTTCAATTGGATAATGGAACTTGGGTGGTGGACATAGATCGAGAGATTGACGAATATGAGCCCTTGTCGTCCATCGTCACCGGAAAGATGGGTCTGTGTTCCATGTAA